Proteins from a single region of Carassius gibelio isolate Cgi1373 ecotype wild population from Czech Republic chromosome B15, carGib1.2-hapl.c, whole genome shotgun sequence:
- the gmnc gene encoding geminin coiled-coil domain-containing protein 1, translated as MKFCALASLGLWRARTYPTHPAPKLSTMLSCQDLSFAGGQRYDFSVSTSVDGSVDVSTATLVSLWDAGPLDNAARQHEPPRRDALPVSEHGLGHRPTWPDQLSPQLQRNKQLQDTLMQREEELARLQEENNKLKEFLNSSYVKSLEEKSKKLLSNCKVPDGSGHRKRTHGDFRNLSQLLHNGEGKRTCRNLSLEFCSAEELVATPPLDSWILETLGLQDENTIDPESSFSTPSFSCPLPTEDPYSTTNVEYNSIVDSSSNCSLDTSSGYSTSQSLGSDYSTLDPSALYTIASKGSLVSSPSSMTTTQHFTPPRAASTPYRPQDVSPGPYYNTPACGSSSPPGGDSLLFSTPRMSRSRTDLAFSMSLSPQNSVKTHSFPQGQAFTRRDAQGGWNFTWVPKQCS; from the exons ATGAAGTTTTGCGCACTCGCTTCTCTAGGTCTTTGGAGAGCTCGCACCTACCCGACTCATCCTGCCCCAAAACTG AGCACCATGCTGTCCTGCCAAGACCTGAGCTTTGCGGGAGGGCAGCGCTACGACTTCTCCGTCTCGACGTCAGTTGACGGTAGTGTTGACGTTTCCACAGCAACGCTCGTCTCCCTCTGGGACGCCGGTCCCCTGGACAACGCTGCCCGCCAGCACGAGCCGCCTCGGCGGG ATGCACTGCCTGTGTCTGAGCATGGACTGGGACATCGGCCCACCTGGCCTGACCAACTGTCACCTCAACTTCAACGAAATAAACAG CTCCAAGACACCCTTATGCAAAGAGAAGAAGAGCTGGCCAGACTGCAAGAAGAGAACAACAAGCTCAAAGAGTTTTTAAACTCCTCATATGTGAAGTCTTTAGAGGAAAAATCTAAG AAACTCCTTTCTAACTGCAAGGTTCCAGATGGTTCAGGACATCGAAAGAGAACTCATGGTGATTTCCGGAACCTGAGCCAGCTGCTTCATAATGGTGAGGGAAAGCGGACATGCCGCAATCTTTCTTTGGAGTTCTGCTCTGCTGAAGAGCTGGTGGCCACTCCACCTCTAGACTCATGGATACTAGAGACTCTAGGCCTGCAGGACGAGAACACCATAGACCCAGAAAGCAGTTTCAGCACCCCTTCTTTCAGCTGTCCACTTCCTACAGAAGATCCTTACAGTACGACAAATGTAGAATACAACAGCATTGTAGACTCATCAAGCAACTGCAGTCTGGACACCTCCAGTGGCTACAGCACCTCTCAGAGCTTGGGTTCTGATTATTCAACCCTAGACCCTTCAGCTCTCTACACTATCGCATCTAAAGGGTCACTGGTCAGCTCTCCATCATCAATGACCACCACCCAACACTTCACACCCCCACGAGCCGCCTCCACTCCATATCGTCCCCAAGATGTAAGTCCTGGTCCATACTACAACACACCAGCCTGTGGTTCCTCCAGTCCACCAGGGGGCGACAGTCTACTTTTCTCCACACCTCGTATGTCCCGTAGCAGGACAGACTTGGCATTTAGTATGTCACTAAGTCCACAAAACAGTGTGAAGACGCACAGTTTCCCTCAAGGACAAGCTTTCACACGCAGAGACGCACAAGGAGGATGGAACTTCACCTGGGTTCCTAAACAATGTTCCTAA